The following are encoded together in the Populus trichocarpa isolate Nisqually-1 chromosome 5, P.trichocarpa_v4.1, whole genome shotgun sequence genome:
- the LOC7469145 gene encoding WAT1-related protein At4g08300 has product MGDQTPCEKLCLGLKKVKHYMAMVSLQFGYAGMYIITMVSLKHGMSHYILAVYRHVVATLVIAPFAFVLERKIRPKLTLSIFLRIMVLGFLEPVLDQNLYYLGMKYTSATFSSATTNALPAITFLMALCFRLETVNFKKLHSAAKAIGTVITVTGAMVMTLYKGPVIDFIRSHGAAHHGTSNESGNQHLLTGTLMLLGSCCAWAGFFILQSFTLKKYPAELSLTALICVMGVVEGAAVSLVMERDMGAWKIGFDSRLLAAAYSGVVCSGIAYYVQGVVIRERGPVFVTSFSPLCMITTAALGSLVLAEQIHLGSIIGAVLIVWGLYTVVWGKSKERINSSKLQMTNEKTGTQELPIKDSSTKLSSSINFANSIQGPDDGMSKIPPKS; this is encoded by the exons ATGGGAGACCAAACCCCATGTGAGAAGCTGTGCCTAGGGCTCAAGAAAGTTAAACATTACATGGCTATGGTCTCCCTTCAATTTGGATATGCTGGAATGTACATCATCACCATGGTTTCTCTGAAACATGGCATGAGTCATTACATACTAGCAGTGTACCGTCACGTAGTTGCTACGCTTGTTATTGCACCTTTTGCCTTTGTTCTTGAAAG GAAAATAAGGCCAAAGTTGACACTCTCGATTTTCCTAAGGATAATGGTGCTTGGTTTTCTTGA GCCAGTGCTTGATCAGAATTTGTATTATTTGGGGATGAAATACACCTCAGCTACATTTTCATCTGCTACAACAAATGCCCTCCCAGCTATAACCTTTCTGATGGCGCTTTGTTTCAG GTTGGAGACAGTAAACTTTAAGAAGCTACATAGCGCAGCCAAGGCCATCGGAACTGTTATCACGGTCACAGGAGCAATGGTTATGACCTTGTACAAAGGTCCGGTCATCGATTTTATAAGATCACATGGAGCAGCTCACCATGGAACAAGCAATGAATCCGGTAATCAGCATCTGCTTACCGGAACACTAATGCTCCTAGGTAGTTGCTGTGCCTGGGCAGGTTTCTTCATATTGCAA TCATTTACTTTGAAGAAATACCCAGCAGAGCTTTCTCTCACAGCATTGATATGCGTGATGGGCGTGGTGGAAGGTGCAGCAGTGTCCCTTGTTATGGAACGTGACATGGGTGCCTGGAAGATAGGCTTTGACTCTCGGCTTCTTGCTGCTGCTTACTCT GGAGTGGTTTGTTCTGGAATTGCATATTATGTGCAAGGTGTGGTAATAAGGGAACGAGGCCCTGTCTTTGTAACTTCTTTTAGCCCTCTTTGCATGATCACCACTGCAGCTCTTGGATCCCTTGTTCTAGCGGAGCAAATCCACCTTGGAAG TATAATTGGAGCCGTTCTGATAGTTTGGGGGCTTTACACAGTGGTGTGGGGCAAAAGCAAGGAGAGGATAAACTCATCGAAATTGCAAATGACAAATGAGAAAACTGGAACCCAAGAATTGCCTATCAAAGATAGTAGTACTAAGCTATCATCATCAATCAATTTTGCAAATAGCATCCAAGGACCTGACGATGGAATGTCGAAGATTCCACCCAAATCTTGA